Proteins encoded together in one Nitrospirota bacterium window:
- the flhF gene encoding flagellar biosynthesis protein FlhF: MKMKVFQAETMHDAIRAIKDELGPDALILSTKRVRRGSLPFSMFGRSFLEVTAATDSIVDQVVADTQTTPPATEEGQPSVEKQREHSPAFQDHLSALLYSNKPSESGPADVQIPSPPAKPELRPASQGRFRQLKNELLDLQQRLTASLPDESQTAGSSLPAPLARACRLLVAQGLRPSTAESLCLLLRRHLPQESLQSDRDIQDGLHRLCEEQIRVSGPLLDTANDCKVAMFVGPSGVGKTTAIVKLAAHYRLQENKSVALITLDTCRMAAVEQLRLYAKVLGVPLETAQTTADVVDGVRRHRQANLILIDTPGFGSHETAQIMSLGRLKDMCGSIDTHLVLSATTRMQDLRRIVAQHAACAPSRLLFTKLDETEEYGNLFELVYQTTLPLSYWSNGQRVPEDFELADSSRLADLLLDKDSARFISPGLSSSSGQDLALSVGGTTPQQAQ; encoded by the coding sequence ATGAAGATGAAAGTGTTTCAAGCCGAGACCATGCATGATGCGATCCGGGCCATCAAGGACGAGTTGGGACCGGATGCCCTCATCCTCTCCACGAAGCGGGTGCGGCGAGGGAGCCTGCCGTTCTCGATGTTCGGCCGATCGTTTTTGGAGGTGACTGCTGCGACCGATTCGATTGTCGACCAGGTTGTTGCCGATACTCAGACGACTCCTCCTGCCACAGAGGAGGGGCAGCCTTCTGTCGAGAAGCAGCGAGAGCACTCTCCCGCATTTCAGGACCACCTGAGCGCCCTGCTGTACTCGAATAAGCCATCGGAGTCTGGGCCGGCGGACGTCCAGATCCCCTCGCCTCCCGCAAAGCCGGAGCTACGGCCGGCCTCGCAGGGGCGCTTTCGCCAGCTCAAGAATGAACTCCTTGACCTCCAGCAGCGTCTCACCGCTTCGTTGCCCGATGAATCGCAGACGGCAGGATCGAGTTTGCCTGCGCCCTTGGCGCGAGCCTGTCGCCTCCTGGTCGCACAGGGATTGCGTCCTTCAACGGCCGAAAGTCTCTGCCTCTTGCTTCGCCGGCATCTCCCCCAGGAGTCTCTCCAATCGGATCGCGACATTCAGGATGGTTTGCACCGTCTTTGTGAGGAGCAGATCCGGGTCAGTGGCCCCTTGCTGGATACGGCGAACGATTGCAAGGTTGCCATGTTTGTCGGGCCAAGCGGGGTGGGGAAGACTACGGCGATCGTGAAGCTTGCGGCCCACTACCGGCTTCAGGAAAACAAATCGGTCGCCCTGATCACACTCGATACCTGCCGTATGGCCGCCGTCGAACAGCTCCGACTGTATGCAAAAGTTCTGGGTGTTCCCCTGGAAACGGCTCAGACCACGGCTGATGTGGTTGACGGCGTACGCCGTCATCGCCAGGCCAACCTGATCCTGATCGACACCCCCGGGTTTGGTTCTCATGAGACGGCGCAGATCATGAGTCTCGGTCGACTGAAAGACATGTGCGGATCGATCGACACGCACCTGGTCTTGTCCGCCACTACGCGAATGCAGGATCTCCGTCGCATCGTGGCGCAACACGCCGCCTGCGCTCCTTCCCGTCTGCTCTTTACCAAGCTGGACGAGACGGAGGAATACGGCAATCTCTTCGAACTGGTGTACCAGACGACCTTGCCATTGTCCTATTGGAGCAATGGCCAGCGGGTACCGGAAGATTTCGAGCTGGCGGATTCTTCGCGATTGGCAGATCTGTTGCTCGACAAGGACTCAGCCCGATTTATATCCCCAGGCCTCTCGTCATCCAGCGGACAGGACTTGGCTCTGTCCGTGGGCGGAACGACGCCACAACAAGCGCAGTAG
- a CDS encoding MinD/ParA family protein has translation MKDRFHEAKAAMPPTVQEGLCTRVITVTSGKGGVGKTNVVANLAIGLARIGKRVLVLDADLGLGNIDVLLGLVPRYTLEHVLSGSHHLSDIIIEGPAGIRVLPAGSGLPRLTSLTDVQQLILQTELEMVTDKADVLLIDTGAGISPNVTYFASAAQETIVVISPEPTSLTDAYALIKVLCREHRERRFHVLVNMVKSRREAAQTFRKLDVAAERFLNVSLEYLGFIPLDDYLPMAVIEQKAVTERFPCSPAARTFGELAKTVAAWPEPQLPKSTVQFLWQQLIPMS, from the coding sequence ATGAAGGACAGATTCCACGAAGCGAAGGCCGCGATGCCGCCAACGGTTCAAGAGGGCCTCTGCACCAGGGTCATTACCGTGACCAGCGGGAAGGGCGGGGTGGGGAAAACGAATGTCGTTGCCAACCTTGCGATAGGATTGGCGCGAATCGGAAAGCGCGTGCTGGTGCTGGATGCAGATCTGGGCCTGGGCAATATCGACGTACTGTTGGGATTGGTGCCCCGGTATACGTTAGAGCATGTGCTGAGTGGGTCTCACCACCTGTCCGACATCATCATTGAAGGGCCGGCGGGAATCCGCGTATTGCCGGCAGGCTCCGGCCTGCCGCGCCTCACCTCCTTGACAGACGTACAGCAACTCATCTTACAGACTGAGTTGGAGATGGTAACCGACAAGGCAGACGTGTTGTTGATCGATACGGGAGCCGGCATCTCGCCCAATGTCACGTATTTCGCCTCAGCGGCTCAAGAGACCATCGTCGTCATCTCACCGGAGCCGACGTCGCTGACTGACGCCTATGCGTTGATCAAGGTGTTATGCCGGGAACATCGTGAACGCCGGTTTCACGTGCTGGTCAACATGGTGAAAAGTCGACGTGAAGCGGCTCAGACTTTCCGCAAGCTCGATGTCGCCGCGGAGCGCTTTCTGAACGTCAGTCTTGAGTATCTGGGGTTCATTCCGCTCGATGATTATCTGCCGATGGCCGTCATCGAGCAGAAGGCAGTGACAGAGCGCTTTCCCTGCTCGCCTGCCGCCAGAACCTTTGGGGAGTTGGCAAAAACCGTCGCAGCGTGGCCTGAGCCTCAGTTGCCGAAGAGTACTGTGCAGTTTCTGTGGCAGCAATTGATACCGATGTCCTAG
- a CDS encoding FliA/WhiG family RNA polymerase sigma factor, with amino-acid sequence MMNNVAMQKTRETGPASDSHRETIIQEFAHVVKAMAYRLAYRLPAYMDAEDLVSVGIMGLMDAMDKYDPNREAKFKTYAEFRIRGAMLDEIRSMDWIPRSVHERVSLLQRTHTRLLNRLGRPPTDEEIAAEMNLSPAELDEFLVRSRGAVLVSLDDINLHEPDGPKILDMLADTHQSDPLATILNDQERGRVADAIQQLPEKERLVLTLYYFEELTMKEIGGILKITESRVCQIHTKAILHLKGKLEVLQ; translated from the coding sequence ATGATGAACAATGTAGCGATGCAAAAAACCCGAGAGACGGGCCCTGCGTCCGATTCGCACCGCGAAACGATCATCCAGGAATTCGCGCATGTCGTGAAGGCAATGGCCTATCGCTTGGCCTATCGCCTCCCGGCATATATGGATGCGGAGGACCTTGTCTCGGTCGGGATTATGGGATTGATGGATGCGATGGATAAGTACGATCCAAACCGGGAAGCGAAGTTCAAGACCTATGCGGAGTTCCGTATCAGAGGCGCCATGTTGGACGAAATTCGCTCCATGGATTGGATCCCTCGGTCGGTGCACGAGCGCGTCTCGTTGTTGCAGCGGACGCATACCAGACTGTTGAACAGGCTGGGCCGCCCTCCGACTGATGAGGAGATCGCGGCAGAGATGAATCTGTCTCCTGCCGAACTGGATGAATTCCTCGTTCGGTCACGGGGAGCCGTCCTGGTCAGCTTGGATGACATCAACCTGCATGAGCCGGACGGGCCGAAAATTCTTGACATGCTTGCGGACACGCATCAATCCGACCCCCTTGCAACCATCCTCAATGATCAGGAGCGCGGGCGGGTTGCCGATGCGATCCAGCAATTGCCTGAAAAGGAACGGCTCGTGCTCACGTTGTATTACTTCGAAGAGTTGACGATGAAGGAGATCGGCGGAATTTTAAAAATTACCGAGTCTCGTGTCTGTCAGATCCATACCAAGGCGATTCTTCACCTCAAGGGGAAGCTCGAAGTGCTGCAATGA
- a CDS encoding GGDEF domain-containing protein, with amino-acid sequence MGNFPVISPLVAVVALCVIGLLLLGGLWLKGRYPSFRVQRESPAGKSNELSSTYDYVTGLPTRRLFGTLLEQAVGRAAKTGRPLALLVVELDHFRMVAERQGQANGNVLVRVQAARVKGVIRSTETVARLAQDQLAMILDNLASPEEVTAIVDKLQATVGLPLTLEGQELFLTCRIGVALYPQDATEPDELVKQAMRALKSAKSEGQAIHFASPTVVVSSSDPAPVSPPFAGRLR; translated from the coding sequence ATGGGTAATTTCCCCGTCATATCTCCTCTTGTGGCGGTCGTAGCTCTCTGTGTCATCGGTCTCCTGTTGCTTGGCGGGCTGTGGCTGAAGGGCCGCTATCCGAGCTTCCGAGTCCAGCGGGAAAGTCCCGCTGGAAAATCCAATGAGCTGTCATCGACCTATGATTACGTGACGGGCTTGCCCACCAGACGATTGTTCGGGACGCTGCTCGAACAGGCTGTAGGCCGCGCAGCTAAAACCGGACGACCCCTTGCGCTGCTTGTCGTAGAGCTGGATCACTTCCGGATGGTGGCGGAGCGTCAAGGCCAGGCGAATGGGAATGTCCTCGTGCGGGTTCAGGCAGCCAGAGTCAAAGGCGTCATACGATCCACGGAAACCGTCGCGCGTTTGGCGCAGGATCAACTCGCGATGATCCTCGACAACCTCGCTTCTCCTGAGGAGGTCACAGCCATTGTCGATAAACTGCAGGCTACTGTGGGGCTTCCCCTCACCCTTGAAGGGCAAGAGCTGTTTCTGACATGCCGCATCGGCGTCGCACTATACCCTCAAGATGCCACGGAGCCGGACGAATTGGTCAAACAGGCTATGCGCGCGCTGAAGTCCGCAAAGTCTGAGGGACAGGCTATTCATTTTGCCTCACCTACCGTTGTTGTATCATCCTCTGACCCAGCGCCAGTGTCTCCTCCTTTCGCAGGCCGCCTTCGGTAG
- the flgF gene encoding flagellar basal-body rod protein FlgF: MNRAIYPILSGALAQERQMQVFSNNMANVNTAGFKQDGQAFKAVMGRVQIAAPIFTPSAGFGRQIGVSPFGPAERVFTAPHAVRTSFEAGRIRITGNPLDAAIQGSGFFEIKTPQGVRYTRNGMFSLDAQRRLVTNLGYPVMGTKGEIKVPPGTVQVSSQGAIHVDGQPVATLKVMDFPVDQMPEKHLEGLFASDAATAAKNPQVQGGHIEESNVNSIGEMVKMIQGTRNYESSQKLIQTLDHMAEISIRDVGRVL, translated from the coding sequence ATGAACCGAGCCATCTATCCCATTCTTTCCGGTGCCCTGGCGCAAGAACGTCAGATGCAGGTCTTCTCCAATAATATGGCGAATGTGAATACGGCCGGATTCAAACAGGACGGCCAGGCGTTCAAGGCGGTGATGGGGCGAGTCCAGATTGCCGCACCGATCTTTACGCCTTCAGCAGGATTTGGTCGGCAGATCGGCGTCAGTCCGTTCGGTCCGGCTGAGCGGGTGTTCACAGCACCCCACGCGGTTCGCACATCGTTTGAGGCAGGTAGGATCAGAATCACCGGGAACCCCCTTGACGCGGCGATCCAGGGCAGCGGATTTTTCGAGATCAAGACTCCCCAGGGGGTTCGCTACACCAGGAACGGGATGTTCTCGCTGGATGCTCAGCGCCGATTGGTGACGAACCTGGGTTATCCGGTCATGGGCACAAAGGGGGAGATCAAGGTCCCGCCCGGCACGGTCCAGGTCAGTTCGCAAGGGGCGATCCATGTCGATGGACAACCAGTGGCGACGCTTAAAGTGATGGATTTCCCCGTGGATCAGATGCCGGAAAAACATCTCGAAGGGCTCTTCGCATCGGATGCCGCCACCGCGGCGAAGAATCCGCAAGTCCAGGGGGGCCACATCGAAGAGTCGAATGTGAATTCAATCGGCGAGATGGTCAAAATGATTCAGGGTACGCGGAACTACGAGTCGTCGCAGAAGCTGATTCAAACCCTGGATCACATGGCGGAAATCTCGATCCGGGACGTCGGTCGGGTGTTGTAA
- the flgG gene encoding flagellar basal-body rod protein FlgG, translating into MIRAMWTAATGMTAQQINVDTIAHNLANVNTNSFKRSRAEFADLLYQVQRLPGTNASNVGVFPVGIQIGAGVRPVTVAKEWMQGNMRQTNNELDIAIDGAGFFQVSRPDGTVMYTRNGSFKRDNVGNLVTGDGDLLNPVITIPSGALKLDIGQDGTVSVLLPGVTQASQVGQIQLTRFDNPSGLVATGNNLFLDSFASGPPLQGTGGFSTGFGTIQQGFLESSNVNLAEEMVNMIIAQRSYEINSKTIQASDEMMSIANNLKR; encoded by the coding sequence ATGATTCGAGCGATGTGGACGGCGGCTACCGGAATGACCGCCCAACAGATCAATGTCGATACGATCGCGCACAATCTGGCGAACGTCAATACCAACTCGTTCAAGCGTAGTCGCGCAGAGTTTGCCGATTTGTTGTATCAAGTTCAACGCTTGCCTGGTACCAATGCGTCGAACGTCGGTGTCTTTCCCGTCGGCATCCAGATCGGGGCCGGAGTCCGCCCCGTGACGGTGGCCAAGGAATGGATGCAGGGAAATATGCGGCAGACGAACAACGAATTGGACATCGCGATCGATGGCGCAGGCTTCTTCCAGGTCTCGCGGCCGGATGGAACGGTCATGTATACCCGCAACGGTTCGTTCAAGCGTGACAACGTCGGCAATCTGGTGACGGGAGACGGCGATCTTCTGAATCCCGTCATTACGATTCCGTCGGGGGCATTGAAACTCGACATCGGCCAAGACGGCACCGTATCCGTATTGCTTCCCGGTGTCACCCAGGCATCGCAAGTGGGGCAGATCCAATTGACCCGGTTTGACAATCCATCGGGGCTTGTCGCGACGGGGAACAACCTCTTTCTGGATAGTTTCGCCTCCGGTCCTCCGTTGCAAGGCACCGGTGGTTTCTCGACCGGGTTCGGCACGATCCAACAGGGTTTCCTGGAAAGTTCCAACGTGAACCTGGCAGAGGAAATGGTCAACATGATCATTGCGCAACGCAGCTATGAAATTAACTCGAAGACGATTCAAGCTTCCGATGAAATGATGTCGATCGCGAACAATCTGAAGCGGTAA
- the flgA gene encoding flagellar basal body P-ring formation protein FlgA produces MTAPRVHIPFALSTVLWFWPLMTEAATLQQPQAGFVGETGREDRSVLKRSESRPALQQLHPEQIHRSILRLLEQEMAGRVRAVHIAMVDPFDPMKIPSGAVNLKISPSGYGEGLGRRTFHVQVNVNGKPWQTIDAIADVSASIDAVVPTRVLPIDSVLEAEDVAVHPVKLTDLDHQLITNVKDVIGKSAARPLQANNPIRLGMVKKPYAVRKGDRVSIEARRGGLSIQAIGVTKSSGEIGQTVTVANADSGKELRAKIVGPGAVRVEF; encoded by the coding sequence ATGACCGCACCTCGTGTACACATTCCGTTCGCCCTATCGACCGTCCTCTGGTTCTGGCCGCTCATGACGGAGGCGGCCACCCTGCAACAACCTCAAGCAGGATTCGTTGGAGAAACCGGACGGGAAGATCGCTCAGTCTTGAAGCGCAGTGAGTCAAGGCCCGCCCTTCAGCAATTGCACCCGGAGCAAATTCATCGAAGTATTCTGCGGCTGCTTGAGCAAGAAATGGCGGGGAGAGTCCGTGCCGTCCATATTGCCATGGTGGACCCGTTTGATCCGATGAAGATTCCATCCGGTGCCGTCAACCTGAAGATCTCCCCGAGTGGATATGGAGAAGGTCTCGGGCGGCGGACATTCCATGTGCAGGTCAACGTCAATGGGAAACCGTGGCAGACGATCGATGCCATCGCCGATGTCTCTGCGTCCATCGACGCCGTCGTTCCGACAAGAGTTCTCCCGATCGACAGCGTACTTGAAGCGGAGGATGTGGCCGTTCACCCCGTCAAACTCACTGATTTGGACCATCAGTTGATCACGAATGTGAAGGATGTCATCGGGAAGAGCGCTGCGCGTCCGTTGCAGGCCAACAACCCGATTCGTCTCGGGATGGTGAAGAAGCCGTATGCCGTGCGCAAGGGGGATCGCGTGTCCATCGAAGCCAGGCGTGGCGGGCTCTCAATTCAAGCGATCGGAGTGACCAAGTCGAGCGGGGAAATCGGCCAGACCGTCACGGTGGCCAACGCTGATTCGGGTAAAGAGCTGCGAGCAAAGATTGTCGGACCAGGAGCAGTTCGTGTCGAATTTTAG
- a CDS encoding flagellar basal body L-ring protein FlgH — MSNFRRTLEKWNRVAWPPSCSRNAHDQNVLVRRAQLRVDQATLEIELENWEDARSWDHPSHSLVSDRSPAALLNGHFEYPAVMAATILMGALLSFGCAASSEKVTSKLMVPSLPAPKTLGSLWQEENGRAYLYEDMRAMRVGDILTIKIVENHKGSKSADTSAERDSTIQNSLAGSAIGYVGIPGFRLGAEARRGLGIDASSSNKFGGKGATNREGTLTGTISVVVMEVLPNGDLRVEGRREVTVNSEKQLMSIAGIVRRVDVNTKNTVLSSAIADAKIEYSGLGVLDDVQRPGWLVRILDWISPW, encoded by the coding sequence GTGTCGAATTTTAGAAGGACGCTGGAAAAATGGAACAGGGTGGCCTGGCCGCCCTCCTGCTCGCGGAACGCGCACGATCAGAATGTGCTCGTTCGACGCGCGCAATTGAGGGTCGACCAGGCCACCCTTGAAATTGAACTGGAGAATTGGGAAGACGCGCGCAGTTGGGATCATCCCAGCCACTCCTTGGTAAGTGATAGATCGCCCGCGGCCTTGCTGAACGGCCATTTCGAGTATCCTGCGGTTATGGCGGCGACCATCTTGATGGGCGCGCTTCTGAGCTTCGGCTGCGCGGCATCGTCGGAAAAAGTTACCTCGAAGCTCATGGTGCCTTCCTTGCCGGCGCCGAAGACGCTGGGTTCCCTGTGGCAGGAAGAGAACGGACGCGCCTACCTCTATGAAGACATGCGCGCGATGCGCGTCGGAGACATTTTGACGATCAAAATTGTTGAAAATCATAAGGGCTCGAAGTCCGCCGACACCTCGGCCGAGCGGGATTCCACAATCCAAAACAGCCTGGCCGGCAGCGCCATAGGATACGTCGGTATTCCCGGATTTCGCCTTGGCGCCGAAGCCAGGCGGGGGCTCGGAATCGACGCAAGCTCCTCGAACAAGTTTGGTGGCAAGGGCGCCACGAACCGTGAAGGGACCTTGACGGGAACCATCTCCGTCGTCGTCATGGAAGTTCTGCCCAACGGTGATCTCCGGGTGGAGGGCCGCCGGGAGGTCACGGTGAATAGCGAGAAGCAATTGATGTCGATCGCTGGCATTGTGCGACGGGTCGATGTCAATACCAAAAATACCGTGCTGTCGTCTGCTATCGCTGATGCCAAGATCGAGTATTCGGGGCTGGGAGTTCTGGACGATGTCCAGCGTCCTGGGTGGCTCGTCCGGATACTTGATTGGATCAGTCCTTGGTGA
- a CDS encoding flagellar basal body P-ring protein FlgI, with product MTRTKIHIGLLLLGSLLWAIPAQAVRIKDVGSFEGVRDNQLIGYGLVVGLDRTGDQVIGGQFTIQAMMSMLNKMGINLVIDPIQLLTRNIASVMVTAKLPPFAKPGLTVDVLVSSMANAKSLQGGTLLLTPLKAANQQVYAVAQGPVSIGGFLGGTGGAGGSTVTKNHQSAGIVPGGAIIEKDAGIEIESWETVSLLLRNPDFTTAIRTTEAIDGVFGKGSATAVSAGLVRAAIPATFRGRVVEYISTIEGLNVNVDIPAKVVVNERTGTVVLGEHVRISTCAVSHGNLTISVKNTQNVSQPSAPVIGSSAGQTTVTEDVHTEVKEQESRLIVMDETVTLGDVVGALNAVGVTPRDLVAILSALKAAGALQANLDVI from the coding sequence ATGACACGAACAAAAATACACATCGGACTGTTGCTATTGGGAAGCCTCCTCTGGGCAATACCGGCGCAGGCGGTTCGCATTAAAGACGTGGGATCTTTCGAGGGTGTTCGGGACAACCAGTTGATCGGATACGGTCTTGTCGTCGGATTGGACCGAACCGGCGATCAGGTGATCGGAGGCCAGTTTACGATTCAGGCCATGATGTCGATGTTGAACAAGATGGGCATCAACCTCGTCATCGATCCGATCCAGTTGCTCACGCGCAATATCGCGTCGGTGATGGTGACGGCCAAATTGCCGCCTTTTGCGAAACCAGGCTTGACGGTCGATGTGCTGGTCTCGTCGATGGCGAATGCGAAGAGCCTGCAAGGCGGGACATTGTTACTGACCCCGCTGAAGGCCGCGAACCAGCAAGTGTACGCTGTGGCGCAAGGGCCTGTATCAATCGGCGGATTCTTGGGCGGAACGGGCGGGGCCGGCGGTTCTACTGTGACAAAGAACCATCAGTCCGCGGGGATCGTACCGGGAGGTGCGATCATTGAAAAAGATGCAGGCATCGAGATCGAGTCGTGGGAGACCGTGTCGCTGCTCTTGCGCAACCCGGATTTTACGACGGCGATCCGGACGACGGAAGCGATAGACGGGGTGTTCGGTAAGGGGAGTGCGACGGCGGTGAGTGCCGGACTTGTCCGCGCGGCGATTCCTGCCACATTTCGAGGCCGGGTCGTCGAGTACATTTCCACGATCGAAGGACTGAACGTCAATGTCGACATACCGGCGAAGGTCGTCGTGAATGAACGGACCGGCACAGTGGTGCTGGGAGAGCATGTTCGTATCTCTACCTGCGCCGTGTCGCACGGCAATCTGACGATTTCGGTAAAGAATACACAAAACGTCTCGCAGCCGTCCGCTCCGGTAATCGGATCCAGCGCCGGACAGACTACGGTCACAGAGGATGTTCACACGGAGGTGAAGGAGCAGGAGTCCAGACTGATTGTCATGGATGAAACCGTGACGCTCGGGGATGTAGTGGGAGCGCTGAATGCGGTCGGGGTGACTCCCAGGGACTTAGTGGCGATTTTGTCAGCCCTCAAAGCGGCAGGTGCTCTTCAAGCTAATCTTGACGTAATATAA
- a CDS encoding rod-binding protein produces the protein MNYEVKALSSIGGIAETQLGLLQAPPIRIKDRQDQLADLKGAAYEFEAYFISNLLKVMRETVPKGALENKGGAYFYSFYDQEIGRLASQAGGLGLARIIQEYTEKMLPPSSFQNRQPIL, from the coding sequence ATGAATTACGAGGTAAAGGCTCTCAGTTCAATCGGTGGCATAGCCGAGACTCAACTAGGTCTGTTGCAGGCTCCACCGATACGTATCAAGGATCGGCAGGATCAACTGGCTGACCTCAAGGGCGCGGCCTATGAATTCGAGGCATACTTTATCTCTAATCTATTGAAAGTCATGAGAGAAACGGTTCCAAAAGGAGCACTGGAGAACAAGGGTGGGGCCTACTTTTACTCATTCTATGACCAGGAAATCGGTCGATTGGCTTCCCAGGCAGGGGGGCTTGGCCTAGCCAGAATCATCCAGGAGTACACAGAAAAGATGCTTCCTCCCTCAAGTTTTCAGAACCGGCAACCGATACTATAG
- the flgM gene encoding flagellar biosynthesis anti-sigma factor FlgM, whose product MQISGHGKPDHLAKLLLGIQGAEVIGAKQRTQQDGRQDRVQISDRAKEIQRIKSLVDQPDAARQERIERISRAVEAGTYSVSGKQVADALIRQTLTDAVL is encoded by the coding sequence ATGCAGATCTCCGGTCATGGTAAGCCAGATCATCTTGCCAAGCTCCTACTTGGGATCCAGGGAGCCGAAGTAATCGGCGCGAAGCAGAGGACCCAACAGGATGGACGCCAGGATCGTGTGCAGATCTCAGATCGGGCGAAGGAGATCCAGCGGATCAAGTCGTTGGTCGACCAGCCGGATGCCGCACGACAAGAGCGGATCGAGAGGATCAGCCGAGCAGTGGAGGCCGGCACCTATTCCGTGTCAGGGAAACAGGTTGCCGATGCGCTGATACGTCAGACGCTCACCGACGCGGTTCTCTAA
- a CDS encoding flagellar protein FlgN: MQDIATALQELGHILRREEAQCDALGHNIQRERQALRMLKLTDMEEVNRQRAELLNDLHVLETERAVWLARLAGHWNLAPSTISLSIILERLETAEAQRLETLYTRMAGKIRALRHEISINAGILNSLQIFIRKGLNVVRQATAPLGLYSGSGEPQESGLGAMMFRQKG; this comes from the coding sequence ATGCAGGATATCGCGACGGCTCTTCAGGAACTCGGTCACATCCTACGCCGTGAAGAAGCCCAGTGCGATGCGCTGGGGCACAATATTCAGCGAGAACGGCAAGCCCTTCGCATGTTGAAATTGACGGACATGGAAGAGGTCAATCGTCAGCGAGCCGAGTTGCTGAACGATCTTCATGTGCTTGAAACGGAGCGAGCGGTCTGGCTTGCACGGTTGGCTGGTCATTGGAATCTCGCCCCTTCGACCATCTCTCTGAGCATCATTCTGGAGCGGCTCGAAACAGCAGAGGCTCAGCGGTTGGAAACACTCTATACAAGGATGGCGGGAAAGATCCGTGCGCTTCGTCATGAGATATCGATCAACGCCGGCATCCTGAACAGCCTTCAAATTTTTATCAGAAAAGGGCTGAACGTCGTACGTCAGGCTACGGCCCCCCTGGGGCTCTACTCCGGGTCCGGAGAGCCTCAGGAATCTGGCCTGGGTGCTATGATGTTTCGTCAAAAAGGCTAG